From Candidatus Binatia bacterium, a single genomic window includes:
- a CDS encoding 4Fe-4S binding protein, whose amino-acid sequence MPFFIIAENCTGCSACEQRCPTRAISGDPKKAYFIESTMCIDCGACGVICPDEAILDTYGNMTSVLKKAERPLAVVHPDNCNGCGVCIDVCPFDSITPSPDNAAAYLGLVEVNEKTCVGCKLCEEVCGWDGIYIMPHGAREGFRAALGYDDSEEAGA is encoded by the coding sequence ATGCCTTTCTTCATCATTGCGGAGAACTGCACCGGCTGCAGTGCTTGCGAGCAGCGCTGTCCGACTCGGGCCATCTCGGGGGATCCCAAGAAGGCCTACTTCATCGAGTCCACGATGTGCATCGATTGTGGCGCTTGTGGAGTCATCTGTCCGGACGAGGCGATCCTCGACACGTACGGGAACATGACCTCGGTGCTGAAGAAGGCCGAGCGACCGCTCGCGGTCGTCCACCCGGACAACTGCAACGGCTGCGGCGTCTGTATCGACGTCTGCCCGTTCGATTCGATCACCCCGTCGCCCGACAACGCGGCGGCCTATCTGGGGCTGGTCGAGGTCAACGAGAAGACCTGCGTGGGCTGCAAGCTGTGCGAGGAAGTCTGCGGCTGGGACGGCATCTACATCATGCCGCACGGCGCGCGGGAGGGCTTCCGCGCCGCTCTCGGCTACGACGATTCGGAAGAAGCCGGCGCTTAG
- a CDS encoding sigma-54 dependent transcriptional regulator gives METRILIIDDDAFICRQLEELFRAQNYVVDSATTASDAFDFLSQQDYSLALVDLKIPGTDGLSLTREVRSRWPDLDVIMITGYASIKGAVEAIKQGASDYITKPFQNEEILLATEKVLEKRRLLDEINYLRGQLADRYSFANMVSRNPRMHEIFSQIAVLASSDATTLLTGESGTGKELCARAVHFQGKRKAGKFVPINCAAFPDTLLESELFGYQRGAFTGAVHDRVGKIELSSGGTLFLDEIESISLNMQLKLLRVLEEREIERLGGNRRVKVNMRVIAATNVDLEALVASGQMREDFYYRVNVVPIRIPPLRERIEDVPLLVAEFLRNSQLAKEKNINRVSNKALSSLMGYGWPGNVRELGNLLERAILKTSGPMIRDIDIPGGGPIRATNEGSQRRSFDYEVPLKEFLRRAEKDYLGHILRKYRGGISHSAKHALVDAATLHRKMKSYGMKREEFRNRGNKADQPIFNVSPPATST, from the coding sequence ATGGAGACGCGAATTCTGATCATCGACGATGATGCGTTCATCTGTCGACAACTCGAAGAGCTCTTTCGGGCGCAGAACTACGTGGTGGATAGCGCCACGACTGCTTCGGATGCCTTCGACTTTCTCTCGCAGCAGGACTACTCGCTCGCGCTCGTAGATCTGAAGATCCCCGGTACCGACGGGCTAAGTCTGACGCGTGAAGTTCGAAGTCGCTGGCCCGATCTCGACGTGATCATGATCACCGGGTACGCGAGCATCAAAGGGGCCGTCGAAGCCATCAAGCAGGGCGCTTCGGACTACATAACCAAGCCCTTTCAGAACGAGGAGATCCTTCTCGCGACGGAGAAGGTGCTCGAGAAGCGGCGCCTTCTCGATGAAATCAACTACCTTCGCGGGCAGCTGGCAGACCGGTACTCGTTTGCGAACATGGTCTCGCGCAATCCGCGGATGCACGAGATCTTTTCCCAGATCGCAGTGCTCGCTTCGAGCGATGCGACGACGCTCCTCACCGGCGAGTCCGGGACGGGCAAAGAGTTGTGCGCTCGCGCGGTCCACTTCCAGGGGAAACGTAAGGCGGGCAAGTTTGTTCCAATCAACTGCGCGGCGTTCCCCGATACGCTGCTCGAGAGTGAGCTGTTCGGGTACCAGCGCGGTGCGTTCACCGGCGCCGTTCACGATCGAGTAGGGAAGATTGAGCTCTCGTCGGGCGGAACGTTGTTCCTCGACGAAATCGAGTCGATCTCTCTCAACATGCAGCTGAAGTTGCTGCGGGTCCTCGAGGAACGTGAGATCGAGCGCCTCGGCGGCAACCGCCGAGTGAAGGTCAACATGCGTGTGATCGCGGCGACGAACGTCGACCTCGAAGCGCTCGTCGCCAGCGGTCAGATGCGCGAGGATTTCTACTACCGCGTGAACGTCGTCCCGATTCGAATTCCGCCACTTCGGGAGCGCATCGAGGATGTCCCGCTGCTCGTGGCCGAGTTCCTGCGCAACTCGCAGCTGGCCAAAGAGAAGAACATCAACCGCGTCTCAAACAAGGCTCTGTCGAGCCTCATGGGATACGGCTGGCCGGGCAACGTGCGCGAGCTCGGGAACCTCTTGGAACGCGCCATCCTGAAGACCAGCGGTCCGATGATCCGCGACATCGACATCCCGGGGGGCGGACCGATCCGGGCCACGAACGAAGGTTCCCAGCGTCGCTCGTTCGACTACGAGGTGCCCCTAAAGGAGTTTTTGCGTCGCGCAGAGAAGGACTACCTCGGGCACATCCTGCGGAAGTACCGAGGGGGCATCAGCCATAGCGCCAAGCACGCTCTGGTCGACGCTGCGACGCTTCATCGCAAGATGAAATCCTACGGCATGAAACGCGAGGAATTCCGGAACCGCGGAAACAAGGCCGATCAACCGATCTTCAACGTGAGCCCACCCGCGACCTCGACCTGA
- a CDS encoding alkaline phosphatase family protein encodes MRRTRAQGFGLCALVASGLAVLMGVSACQRRGAGVVGNPRVVVLGFDGLDPERLDALRADGKLPNIDALIEDGDYRPLETTLPVAAPVAWTSFSTGLTPAEHGVFGRMRRDPATYEVLDAVQSLGGPEMVLGFPLYGPTATSGAKGATFWERADEAGVRTVVLRVPYAFPPRSLEHGRSLCGVGVFDVAPGGGFVELRSTSGADSGEISGIEVDGWSAPPVPISFARNGPKVRISIGEREIFLEEGKWSELQGIVFDVSPFHSVAATIRVYVRSIEPEVRIYVSSPAVDPRHPERPISAPPEFASQLAMQVGLFEPLGAARSASAYEAEVVDEAGFVGHAGLALDWARRATLHEIDQRDAELVVSVFTETGDVLRLFGNDEADGLVEHAYRAVDRIIGDVRRHLPADTILFVVSTHGSDRFSRAVSLNAWLEREGFQTRTGTGGGLENVDWGRTRAYAIGSGQVYLNLAGRERDGIVAPGLEAQVLLEEISAGLRTLRYGATASPVVEEILRRGPEPLGPFDGNAAELVVSFAAGFGGAPDDAEGGAAGEVIASSALGGRGGHRGLGAAPERGLLLSSVPLAAGPVSVLDLAPTVLGELGVPVAAELPGRSLGPGQTKSGATGSWMR; translated from the coding sequence ATGCGTAGGACGAGGGCGCAGGGCTTCGGGCTCTGCGCCCTCGTTGCGTCCGGCCTCGCCGTTCTCATGGGTGTGTCGGCCTGTCAGCGCCGTGGCGCCGGCGTTGTGGGGAACCCGCGCGTCGTGGTGCTCGGCTTCGACGGCCTCGATCCCGAGCGCCTGGATGCGTTGCGTGCGGACGGGAAGCTTCCGAACATCGACGCTCTGATCGAGGACGGCGACTACCGTCCGCTGGAGACGACATTGCCGGTCGCCGCGCCGGTCGCGTGGACGTCGTTCTCGACGGGGCTCACGCCCGCGGAGCACGGCGTGTTCGGGCGGATGCGGCGGGACCCGGCGACCTACGAGGTTCTCGACGCAGTCCAGTCGCTCGGCGGCCCAGAGATGGTGCTGGGATTCCCGCTGTACGGGCCCACAGCCACGTCTGGGGCAAAAGGCGCGACGTTCTGGGAACGCGCGGATGAGGCCGGTGTGAGGACCGTCGTACTCCGGGTGCCGTACGCCTTCCCGCCACGTAGTCTGGAGCACGGCCGGTCGCTTTGTGGCGTGGGCGTGTTTGACGTGGCTCCGGGCGGCGGCTTCGTGGAACTCAGGTCGACGTCGGGCGCGGACAGCGGTGAGATCTCGGGAATCGAAGTCGACGGGTGGTCGGCGCCGCCGGTTCCGATCTCGTTTGCTCGCAACGGTCCGAAGGTCCGCATCAGCATCGGCGAGCGCGAGATCTTCTTGGAAGAGGGCAAGTGGAGCGAGCTTCAGGGCATCGTTTTCGACGTGAGCCCGTTCCATTCTGTGGCGGCGACGATTCGCGTGTATGTCCGGTCGATCGAGCCGGAAGTCCGAATCTACGTCTCCTCGCCGGCCGTGGACCCGCGGCATCCGGAGCGGCCTATCTCGGCGCCCCCGGAGTTCGCATCGCAGCTCGCGATGCAGGTGGGTCTGTTCGAGCCGCTGGGCGCTGCGCGCTCCGCTTCGGCGTACGAGGCAGAGGTCGTGGATGAGGCCGGGTTCGTCGGCCACGCCGGGCTCGCGCTCGACTGGGCGCGTCGCGCGACTCTGCACGAGATCGACCAACGGGATGCGGAGCTCGTCGTTTCGGTTTTCACGGAGACGGGTGACGTGTTGCGGCTGTTCGGGAACGACGAGGCCGATGGCCTCGTCGAGCACGCGTACCGCGCCGTGGATCGGATCATCGGGGATGTCCGGCGTCACCTGCCGGCAGACACAATCTTGTTCGTCGTGTCCACCCACGGATCCGACCGCTTCAGTCGGGCCGTCAGCCTCAACGCCTGGCTCGAGCGAGAGGGTTTCCAGACGAGAACCGGGACCGGAGGTGGCCTCGAGAACGTCGACTGGGGGCGAACCCGCGCATACGCGATCGGCTCGGGACAGGTCTACCTGAACCTCGCGGGGCGAGAGCGCGATGGCATCGTCGCGCCCGGCCTCGAGGCGCAGGTGTTGCTCGAAGAGATCTCGGCCGGTCTCCGGACGCTCCGATACGGGGCCACGGCATCACCGGTGGTGGAGGAGATCCTGCGCAGAGGTCCGGAGCCGCTGGGGCCGTTCGATGGAAATGCAGCCGAACTCGTCGTGTCGTTTGCAGCCGGCTTCGGCGGGGCGCCCGACGACGCCGAGGGAGGCGCAGCGGGCGAGGTGATCGCCTCGAGCGCCTTGGGGGGGCGCGGCGGGCACCGGGGCTTGGGCGCGGCACCGGAGCGCGGCTTGCTGCTCTCGAGCGTGCCGCTCGCAGCCGGCCCCGTTTCGGTTCTGGACCTGGCGCCGACGGTCCTGGGCGAGCTCGGCGTTCCGGTTGCGGCGGAGTTGCCAGGGCGCTCGCTCGGTCCCGGGCAGACGAAGTCTGGCGCAACGGGCTCCTGGATGCGATGA
- a CDS encoding DUF5989 family protein — MAGEVDDEHEEGLLQFLWRYKIWWITPAVSVLLITALLLYFGRSTASSPFVYTLF, encoded by the coding sequence ATGGCCGGAGAAGTCGACGATGAGCATGAGGAGGGGCTACTTCAGTTCCTCTGGAGGTATAAGATTTGGTGGATAACTCCGGCTGTGAGTGTCCTGCTCATCACCGCTCTGTTGCTCTATTTTGGACGATCCACGGCGTCTTCGCCCTTCGTCTACACCCTTTTCTGA
- a CDS encoding SDR family oxidoreductase — protein sequence MNLVTGGAGFIGSHIAAQLLANGEKVRILDDFSTGKQSNLAAFKDDVEVIEGDLRDPDALERAVQGCQYVYQQAALRSVPRSIDDPRANNDVNVTGILNLLIASKKAGVQRVVYASSSSVYGADPTLPKVETQTPQPISPYAASKIMGEYYCRIYSNLYDLETVSMRYFNVFGPRQDPESKYAAVIPRFICAALADEAAEVHGDGEQSRDFTFIDNVVSANLLAAKAPGVAGEPFNIACNERYSLLDVLTQVEKGLGKPVKRNHEPDRAGDVKHTLADISKARELLKYEPLVNFEDGMKLTVDWFAANA from the coding sequence ATGAACCTAGTGACGGGCGGCGCCGGCTTTATCGGTTCGCACATTGCCGCGCAGCTTCTCGCAAACGGCGAGAAGGTGCGCATCCTCGACGACTTCTCTACTGGCAAGCAGAGCAACCTCGCGGCGTTCAAGGACGACGTCGAGGTCATCGAAGGGGATCTCCGGGACCCCGACGCGCTCGAGCGTGCGGTGCAGGGCTGTCAGTACGTTTACCAGCAGGCTGCGCTGCGTTCGGTGCCTCGGTCGATCGATGATCCGCGGGCGAACAACGACGTGAACGTGACCGGCATCCTGAACCTGTTGATCGCCTCGAAGAAGGCCGGCGTGCAGCGTGTGGTCTACGCGTCGTCTTCGTCGGTCTACGGCGCCGATCCGACGCTGCCGAAGGTCGAGACGCAGACCCCGCAGCCGATCTCCCCGTACGCGGCTTCGAAGATCATGGGCGAGTACTACTGCAGGATCTACTCGAACCTCTACGATCTCGAGACGGTGTCGATGCGGTACTTCAATGTGTTCGGGCCCCGTCAGGACCCGGAATCAAAGTACGCCGCGGTTATCCCACGCTTCATCTGCGCCGCACTGGCCGACGAAGCGGCCGAGGTGCACGGGGACGGCGAGCAGTCGCGCGACTTCACGTTCATCGACAACGTCGTGTCGGCGAACCTCCTGGCTGCAAAAGCGCCGGGTGTGGCGGGCGAGCCGTTTAACATCGCGTGTAACGAGCGCTATTCCTTGCTCGACGTGCTCACCCAAGTCGAGAAGGGTCTCGGTAAGCCGGTGAAGCGCAACCACGAGCCGGATCGTGCCGGCGACGTGAAGCACACGTTGGCCGACATTTCGAAGGCGCGAGAACTCCTCAAGTACGAGCCGCTCGTCAACTTCGAAGACGGAATGAAGCTCACCGTCGACTGGTTCGCGGCAAACGCCTGA
- a CDS encoding glycosyltransferase family 4 protein, which produces MTRGRRRLGRRGQVVNRNPVRAEEDLRVGLVAACAFPAPRGSQVLIQEMAESLAEEGVDTHLIAPLDPRARERPYHTHAVEPAVPRARAGGLTGLLRPLVDATLTARLASTVAREGLQVLHAHNYEGLVTSLAVRALRGVPVVYHSHNVFADELPTYAPRTLRGAAGRFGAWCDRTFPRLADRVVTLSDDVSAHLGALGVESHRISVIPPGLDPTPFDAHRAKLRKRRAIFTGNLDGYQNLELLLSAWRLVEARDPSSELVLVTHVQRGGAARRLRRAHLGERVRVRVVTSLDEVAQELGSSMVAVSPRASWSGFPIKTLNYMASGTPTLALAASAKGVRPGETGWVVDGDTPKALASALVSALGAPRDCARRGRAALQVLREHHRWDRLAPQIVDVARAAIADSEQDASRTRRVA; this is translated from the coding sequence ATGACCCGGGGGCGACGCCGCCTAGGGCGTCGCGGCCAAGTCGTGAATAGGAATCCAGTACGAGCCGAAGAGGATCTCCGCGTAGGTCTCGTTGCCGCATGCGCCTTTCCGGCGCCGCGCGGCTCCCAGGTCCTGATCCAGGAGATGGCAGAGTCTCTCGCTGAGGAGGGCGTCGATACGCACCTCATCGCACCACTCGACCCCCGTGCGCGCGAGCGTCCGTACCACACGCACGCCGTCGAGCCCGCCGTTCCCCGTGCCCGCGCGGGCGGCCTGACCGGTCTGCTTCGGCCCCTCGTGGATGCCACGCTCACCGCGCGGCTCGCGTCGACGGTCGCGCGCGAAGGGCTGCAGGTCCTGCATGCGCACAACTACGAGGGGCTCGTCACGTCTCTTGCGGTTCGTGCACTGCGCGGTGTGCCGGTCGTCTACCACAGCCACAACGTCTTCGCGGACGAGCTTCCGACGTATGCACCGCGCACGCTTCGGGGAGCGGCTGGACGATTCGGAGCGTGGTGCGATCGCACGTTTCCGCGTCTCGCAGACCGCGTGGTGACCCTTAGCGACGATGTTTCGGCGCACTTGGGGGCACTCGGCGTGGAGTCGCACCGGATCTCGGTCATCCCGCCGGGGCTCGACCCGACGCCGTTCGACGCGCACCGGGCGAAGCTAAGGAAACGCCGCGCGATCTTCACGGGCAATCTCGATGGCTACCAGAATCTGGAGCTGCTGTTGTCGGCGTGGAGGCTCGTCGAGGCGCGGGATCCTTCGAGCGAGCTGGTCCTCGTGACGCACGTGCAGCGTGGCGGTGCGGCTCGGCGGCTTAGGCGAGCGCATCTCGGCGAACGGGTTCGTGTGCGGGTCGTGACTTCGCTCGACGAGGTTGCCCAAGAACTCGGCTCGTCAATGGTCGCCGTGTCGCCGCGCGCGTCGTGGTCCGGCTTCCCGATCAAGACTCTGAACTACATGGCGAGCGGAACGCCGACGCTCGCGCTTGCTGCATCGGCCAAAGGAGTTCGTCCGGGCGAGACGGGTTGGGTCGTCGATGGCGACACGCCCAAAGCTCTCGCGTCGGCATTAGTCTCCGCACTCGGCGCTCCTCGCGACTGCGCTCGCCGTGGCCGAGCGGCGCTCCAGGTGCTGCGCGAGCACCACCGTTGGGATCGTCTCGCACCGCAGATCGTCGATGTTGCACGTGCCGCCATAGCCGACAGCGAGCAGGATGCGTCTCGAACGCGCCGCGTGGCTTGA
- the hisG gene encoding ATP phosphoribosyltransferase — protein MSTSDAPLKLGIPKGSLEKPTIELFAKAGWYIQTSGRSYFPTIDDDAIRCSLMRPQEMPRYLESGALDGGVTGQDWIVENDSKVHTLCDLVYSKVSLQGTRWVLVVRDDSDVKKPEDLAGKRISTELVHVTKRFFEERNIPVEVEFSWGATEAKVAEGLVDAIVDVTETGSTLRANKLRIVADLLTSNPQLVANLEAWKDPARREKLEQISLLLRGALEAQTQVGIKLNVRKDHLGEVIALLPSLTAPTVSNLYPTEQLHGEEWFSVETVISERAARDLIPRLIKAGALGIIEYPLNKLI, from the coding sequence CTCGAAAAGCCCACGATCGAGCTGTTCGCCAAGGCCGGCTGGTACATCCAGACCAGCGGCCGCAGCTACTTCCCGACGATCGACGACGACGCCATCCGCTGCTCGCTCATGCGACCGCAGGAGATGCCCCGCTACCTCGAGAGCGGCGCGCTCGACGGCGGCGTCACGGGCCAGGATTGGATCGTCGAGAACGACTCCAAGGTCCACACGCTGTGCGACCTCGTCTACTCGAAGGTGAGCCTGCAAGGCACGCGCTGGGTCCTCGTCGTGCGCGACGACTCCGACGTAAAGAAGCCCGAGGATCTCGCCGGAAAGCGCATCTCGACCGAACTCGTCCACGTGACGAAGCGCTTCTTTGAGGAACGGAACATCCCCGTCGAGGTCGAATTCTCGTGGGGCGCCACCGAAGCGAAGGTCGCCGAGGGTCTCGTCGATGCCATCGTCGACGTCACCGAAACCGGCTCCACGTTGCGGGCCAACAAACTGCGGATCGTGGCCGACCTCCTGACGTCCAACCCTCAGCTCGTCGCCAACCTCGAAGCCTGGAAGGACCCCGCGCGGCGCGAGAAGCTCGAGCAGATCTCACTCCTGCTGCGCGGTGCGCTCGAGGCGCAGACTCAGGTGGGTATCAAGCTGAACGTCCGCAAGGACCACCTGGGGGAGGTGATCGCCCTCCTCCCGAGCCTCACGGCTCCGACGGTCTCGAACCTCTACCCGACCGAGCAGCTCCACGGTGAGGAATGGTTCTCCGTCGAGACGGTCATCAGCGAACGGGCCGCCCGCGACCTGATCCCGCGCCTCATCAAGGCCGGGGCGCTCGGCATCATCGAGTACCCTCTGAACAAGCTGATCTGA